GTTCATCTTGTTAAAGATGCTTAAGTCTGTTATACCGGGGAATCCGCAAAAAGGATTTCCCGGTTTTTCAATTGTAATCTGTTTGTCATTGTTCTCAATCCTTGATCACGGTAAAGTAAAGGAGGGAACATTCGAGATAGGAGGAGAATTGTAATTGAAGATGAATTTGATGATAAAATGGATGATATCATGTGTACTTTTATTGATATTACCGATTGTGTTTTCAATTTCCGAAGCTTCAGCGGAAACCGGGATTCAAAGTGACTCTTATATTATAATGGATGCAAGCACGGGGAAAATTCTTGAATCGCAGACTCCGCACAAAGAAAAGTATCCTGCAAGTCTTACAAAAATACTGACAGCACTAGTTGTCATTGAAAATGCCGAACTGGATGAAGAAGTGAGAATCAGTGAAAAAGCAACATATGCCGATGGAACCAGAGTTTATTTAGAAGAAGATGAGACAGTTTCGGTGAAACAGTTACTTCACGGCATCATGATCAGTTCAGGAAATGATGCAAGCGTTGCTCTGGCAGAGCATGTTTCTGGATCTGTTGAGGCTTTCAGTGAAATGATGAATGACTACATGGAAGATGACCTTCAACTTGAACATTCTCACTTCTCCAATCCGCATGGTTTATTCGAAGAAGATCACATAGCAACAGCATACGATTTAGCAATACTGGTGAAAAAAGCTATGAAAAATGATATATACCGGCAAATCTCTAATAAAACTGATTATCACTGGCAATCAGAAGGCTGGGATACACGCATTTATAACCATCATCCCATGCGTCACTCAGATGAGTGGACGATTGCTGGAAAAAACGGTTTTGTCTCAAAAGCCGGGTATACTTTGGCTACGGTTGGTAAATACCAAGAAACGGAATTGATCGTCATCACGCTGGATGCGCCTTCCAGAAACACGGCTGTCCGTGATACGAGAAATCTGTTTGAGCGTCATTTCAAATCGCATGAGACCGTTTGGATAGATGTCGATCAGAGCAGTTACTCACGATTTGCCAATGTGCCAGATGTAATCCCTGTGACAGCTCTTAAATATGAGTCTGTCACACAAATTGCATATGAGGAATACCTGATTCACAGAGGAACAGCCGGACGATTGCTCTCCGTTGACCGGATCGGACATTCTCCTTCGCTTACATTGGATAGAGCCCCTGCTGCAAGAGATACTGCGCTCTTTTCAGATGATCTGGTGATTCGCCATGTTTATGG
This Salisediminibacterium beveridgei DNA region includes the following protein-coding sequences:
- a CDS encoding D-alanyl-D-alanine carboxypeptidase family protein, coding for MDASTGKILESQTPHKEKYPASLTKILTALVVIENAELDEEVRISEKATYADGTRVYLEEDETVSVKQLLHGIMISSGNDASVALAEHVSGSVEAFSEMMNDYMEDDLQLEHSHFSNPHGLFEEDHIATAYDLAILVKKAMKNDIYRQISNKTDYHWQSEGWDTRIYNHHPMRHSDEWTIAGKNGFVSKAGYTLATVGKYQETELIVITLDAPSRNTAVRDTRNLFERHFKSHETVWIDVDQSSYSRFANVPDVIPVTALKYESVTQIAYEEYLIHRGTAGRLLSVDRIGHSPSLTLDRAPAARDTALFSDDLVIRHVYGVQNE